In Oscillatoria acuminata PCC 6304, a single window of DNA contains:
- a CDS encoding N-acetylmuramoyl-L-alanine amidase-like domain-containing protein, with protein sequence MKKSSNRLKLLPLAIFGSLTVFPAFGTLGGTVSGGTAPRTLLTVIPEVAEVPIAQETSEPRELPLIDPNAEDPVDVEPQEWVDFEPQDQVEAESEDLKFEQVMQGARSKNLSRRPLSEIISVVAEQFIGTPYVAGLLDQSSEETLVISLAGFDCVLFIETVLAIARGIAVQDYTYQGLEKRVEEQRYRDGKLTDYCSRLHYFSDWIYDNAKRGLVENITPSLGGIPLNQTLNFMTEHRQSYPQLADDQNYDCIRQVEANLKEVALTYIPQDKISTLYDRLQPGDIIATATDIEGLDVTHTGLVYQSPDGKMGFIHASPSGQVTVSPDLQSYVQAVDGQIGIIVARPLDTRPQRPDTLPSF encoded by the coding sequence ATGAAAAAGTCTAGCAATCGACTGAAACTCTTACCACTGGCAATATTTGGGTCTCTGACGGTGTTCCCGGCATTCGGGACCCTTGGGGGGACTGTATCCGGAGGTACAGCGCCTAGAACCCTGTTGACTGTCATTCCCGAGGTGGCCGAGGTCCCGATCGCCCAGGAAACTTCTGAACCTCGGGAATTACCCCTAATTGATCCGAATGCTGAGGACCCTGTTGATGTTGAACCCCAGGAGTGGGTGGATTTTGAACCCCAGGACCAGGTTGAAGCTGAATCCGAGGACCTCAAGTTTGAACAAGTCATGCAAGGGGCCAGGTCCAAAAATTTGAGCCGTCGCCCCCTAAGTGAGATTATCTCGGTGGTGGCGGAACAATTTATCGGCACCCCTTACGTTGCCGGTTTATTAGATCAATCCTCCGAGGAAACCCTGGTGATTTCCCTAGCTGGGTTTGACTGTGTATTATTTATAGAAACTGTCCTGGCGATCGCCCGAGGAATTGCAGTTCAGGATTACACCTACCAGGGATTAGAAAAGCGCGTTGAAGAACAACGCTATCGTGATGGCAAACTCACCGACTATTGCAGTCGTCTCCACTATTTCTCAGACTGGATTTATGATAATGCCAAACGCGGTCTGGTTGAAAATATCACCCCATCCCTTGGCGGAATTCCTCTGAATCAAACCTTAAATTTTATGACGGAGCATCGTCAAAGCTATCCCCAACTCGCCGATGATCAAAATTATGATTGCATTCGTCAAGTGGAAGCCAATCTCAAGGAAGTTGCTCTAACCTATATTCCCCAAGACAAAATTTCTACCCTCTACGATCGCCTGCAACCCGGAGACATCATCGCCACCGCTACGGATATCGAAGGACTCGATGTCACCCATACCGGATTGGTTTATCAATCCCCAGATGGCAAAATGGGATTTATTCATGCCTCTCCCAGTGGACAAGTCACGGTTTCCCCGGATTTACAATCTTACGTCCAAGCAGTGGACGGTCAAATTGGCATTATTGTTGCCCGTCCCCTAGATACCCGTCCGCAACGCCCAGATACCTTACCTTCTTTTTAA
- a CDS encoding ROK family protein: MTNDNTPFVIGIDLGGTAIKLGRFEFDGTCNESWSVDTPKPATPEAVLQVLVEAIAQVDPENQCRAVGVGTPGPVDATGQIAKVAINLDGWQDVPLGSWLSQKTGKPVILANDANCAGLGESWLGSGRQFRNLILLTLGTGVGGAIILDGKLFTGHTGAAGELGLITINLYGPECNSGNKGSLEQYASVQAIQRATRTTPEEMGHAARSGNRQALEFWEGYGHHLGAGLASLIYVLTPEAVIIGGGISASAEFFLPGAIAEIERRVLPVCRPNLQVLVAELGNKAGMVGAAKLAWQTIEDSL; this comes from the coding sequence ATGACCAATGACAATACCCCCTTTGTCATAGGAATTGATTTAGGTGGGACTGCGATTAAATTAGGACGATTTGAGTTCGATGGGACCTGTAATGAATCTTGGTCTGTCGATACCCCGAAACCCGCGACACCAGAGGCAGTCTTACAAGTGCTAGTGGAAGCCATTGCTCAAGTGGACCCAGAGAACCAATGTCGGGCAGTCGGGGTGGGGACACCGGGTCCGGTGGATGCCACGGGTCAGATTGCCAAAGTTGCCATTAATTTGGATGGATGGCAGGATGTCCCCCTGGGTTCATGGTTATCGCAAAAAACGGGCAAACCCGTGATTCTCGCCAATGATGCCAACTGTGCCGGATTGGGAGAATCATGGTTAGGGTCCGGGCGTCAGTTTCGCAATCTGATTTTGCTCACCCTGGGGACTGGGGTTGGCGGTGCAATTATCCTGGATGGGAAGTTGTTTACCGGCCATACTGGGGCAGCCGGGGAGTTAGGATTAATTACGATTAATTTGTATGGTCCTGAGTGTAATAGTGGGAATAAAGGCTCGTTAGAGCAGTATGCTTCAGTGCAAGCGATTCAACGGGCGACTCGGACGACTCCAGAAGAAATGGGTCATGCGGCGCGATCGGGCAACCGGCAGGCGTTGGAGTTTTGGGAAGGGTATGGACATCATTTGGGGGCTGGATTAGCCAGTTTAATTTATGTGTTGACCCCAGAGGCAGTCATAATTGGCGGTGGAATTAGTGCGAGTGCAGAATTTTTTCTTCCAGGGGCGATCGCAGAAATTGAACGCCGAGTCCTGCCGGTTTGTCGGCCCAATTTGCAGGTTTTAGTCGCTGAATTAGGCAACAAAGCCGGTATGGTGGGTGCAGCTAAATTAGCATGGCAAACCATAGAAGATAGCCTTTAG
- a CDS encoding circadian clock KaiB family protein, with protein sequence MKNPSSSLPLLFKGIALFTPGGDLVYCIDPSKKNRWHLNLCAVLQEWLGLIEPPHFLVPCYTATVDRWLDPYTGQVQTSAIASPSVLRYQALLNAIFEMEDLTWAVAPWSEELCHPMVLATYRQQFPQLWENHELIVRLESTADEGSVHPPNLSPKLRFTLSEQTPTQGYVLRLFVSGHTGATERTLKTLHQLLEESLGYPYTLKVIDVSKHPEQAEQAQVSATPTLVKMWPLPVRRIVGNLEDEDKILNLLGCLKS encoded by the coding sequence TTGAAAAACCCATCCTCTTCTCTTCCTCTTTTATTTAAGGGGATTGCTCTATTTACTCCCGGTGGAGACCTAGTTTACTGTATCGACCCGAGCAAAAAAAATCGGTGGCATCTGAATTTATGTGCGGTCCTTCAAGAATGGCTGGGGCTGATCGAACCCCCCCATTTCCTGGTTCCTTGTTATACCGCAACGGTAGACCGCTGGCTTGATCCCTATACTGGACAAGTGCAAACTTCCGCGATCGCCTCTCCGTCTGTCCTGCGCTATCAAGCCCTGCTGAATGCTATCTTTGAAATGGAGGACTTGACTTGGGCAGTCGCGCCTTGGTCAGAAGAGTTATGTCATCCAATGGTGTTAGCCACCTATCGTCAGCAGTTTCCCCAACTCTGGGAAAATCATGAGCTGATTGTCCGCTTGGAGTCTACCGCCGACGAGGGCAGCGTTCACCCCCCGAATTTATCCCCGAAGTTGAGGTTTACTTTGTCCGAACAAACCCCGACTCAAGGATATGTGCTCCGGTTATTTGTTTCGGGTCATACAGGAGCAACGGAGAGAACCCTCAAGACTTTGCACCAGCTTTTGGAAGAGTCTTTAGGCTATCCCTATACCTTGAAAGTGATTGATGTTTCTAAACATCCAGAACAGGCAGAACAGGCTCAAGTTTCCGCTACACCTACCCTGGTCAAAATGTGGCCCTTGCCCGTGCGCCGCATTGTCGGAAATCTAGAAGATGAAGATAAAATTTTGAATCTACTGGGCTGTCTGAAATCTTAA
- a CDS encoding NupC/NupG family nucleoside CNT transporter, with product MNPILNLLSLLGIVGLCFIAWLGSEDRRIIPWKVIFWGIGLQMVVGLIVFGLGSNLVEGLSNFLNVVLDASEAGAQFLFGGPASMLVADPNFAAGPGPAGRWIARTVGNPYVAVAGDRLSTDNLNPGFAYVLAFRALPQVIFFSGLVSLLYRLNIIQPVVKWFAVIFQKTMRISGAESMAGAANIFVGIESAIAIKPFLLDMTRSELCAILTSCFGSIASSVLALYAGLLRPTFPSIAGHLVSASIMTIPACFVISKLLIPETGEPKTLGHIPEDKESDSSKRPNPMDSLIGGALDGVKMAVGIAAAIIAILGMVALINAVFSGISNLVVGASPAGDTSLVTEFFANPLANLLGMLFLPLTFLTGVSLEWQELWTCSLLIGRRLFETNIPPYQALGAFAQSGELSTRALLVVSYVLCGFTHFASYGIFVGGLSGLIPERRNEVASLGFKALWAGTLATLMTGCMAGLFDIGNAAVLGR from the coding sequence ATGAACCCGATATTAAATTTACTCTCATTACTCGGAATCGTGGGTCTATGCTTTATTGCATGGCTGGGTTCCGAAGATCGTCGAATTATTCCCTGGAAGGTCATCTTTTGGGGAATTGGCCTACAAATGGTTGTGGGATTAATCGTGTTTGGGTTGGGCAGCAATCTGGTTGAAGGACTGAGTAACTTCCTGAATGTGGTCCTGGATGCCTCGGAAGCTGGGGCGCAATTCCTGTTTGGGGGACCGGCTTCGATGTTGGTGGCAGACCCCAATTTTGCCGCCGGTCCAGGGCCAGCGGGTCGCTGGATTGCCCGAACCGTCGGCAATCCTTACGTTGCGGTGGCGGGCGATCGCCTCAGTACCGATAACCTCAATCCCGGTTTTGCTTATGTTCTAGCCTTTCGCGCCTTGCCGCAAGTTATTTTCTTTTCTGGATTGGTCAGTTTACTCTATCGCCTGAATATTATTCAGCCGGTGGTGAAGTGGTTTGCGGTTATTTTCCAGAAAACCATGAGAATCAGTGGTGCTGAATCAATGGCAGGGGCGGCTAATATTTTTGTCGGGATTGAATCGGCGATCGCCATCAAACCCTTTTTATTAGACATGACCCGCAGCGAACTTTGCGCCATTTTGACCAGTTGCTTTGGCTCGATCGCCTCTTCCGTCTTAGCCCTCTATGCCGGTTTATTGCGCCCGACTTTTCCCTCCATTGCCGGTCACTTGGTCTCCGCTTCGATTATGACCATTCCCGCTTGTTTCGTGATTTCTAAACTGTTAATCCCCGAAACCGGCGAACCGAAAACCCTCGGTCACATTCCCGAGGACAAAGAATCTGACTCCTCTAAACGTCCCAACCCAATGGATAGTTTAATTGGCGGGGCCTTGGATGGGGTGAAAATGGCCGTGGGAATTGCTGCCGCGATTATTGCCATTCTGGGAATGGTTGCCCTAATTAATGCGGTCTTTAGTGGGATCTCAAATCTCGTGGTTGGAGCCTCTCCAGCGGGTGACACTTCTTTAGTGACCGAGTTCTTTGCTAATCCTCTAGCCAATCTCTTGGGAATGTTATTTTTACCCCTAACCTTTTTAACTGGGGTATCCCTAGAGTGGCAGGAATTGTGGACCTGTTCCCTCTTGATTGGCCGACGGCTGTTTGAAACGAATATTCCCCCCTATCAAGCCCTTGGGGCATTCGCCCAGTCTGGGGAACTGAGCACTCGCGCCCTGTTAGTCGTTAGCTATGTGCTCTGTGGGTTTACCCATTTCGCCTCCTACGGCATTTTTGTCGGAGGGTTATCCGGGTTAATCCCTGAACGTCGCAATGAAGTGGCTTCCCTAGGCTTTAAAGCACTTTGGGCCGGTACTCTAGCAACGTTAATGACCGGCTGTATGGCGGGGTTATTTGATATCGGTAATGCCGCTGTCTTAGGGCGTTAG
- a CDS encoding CTP synthase: MTKFVFVTGGVVSSIGKGIVAASLGRLLKSRDYSVSILKLDPYINVDPGTMSPFQHGEVFVTEDGAETDLDLGHYERFTDTSMSCLNSVTQGSIYQAVLNKERRGDYQGGTVQVIPHITNEIKERIKRVAKNTNPDVVITEIGGTVGDIESQPFLEAIRQFRKEVGRNNVLYIHVTLVPWIGAAGEMKTKPTQHSVKELRAIGIQPDILVCRCDRPLPAGLKEKMSEFCDVPAQCVITAQDASSIYEVPLILEREGLAEQALDLLKLDPRQPDLSQWQTLVERLYGGGKPINIAIVGKYVRLSDAYLSVIEAIKHAAIAYEVDVNLSWVNSEDIEAYGPEKFLKDVQGVLVPGGFGIRGVDGKISAIQYAREQQIPFLGLCLGMQCAAIEWARHVAKLEDGNSAEFDPDTNNPIINLLPEQQDVVDLGGTMRLGLYPCRLIPDTLAASVYQKEVIYERHRHRYEFNNAYRNLFIETGYVVSGTSPDGRLVEIIELPSHPFFIATQFHPEFQSRPSNPHPLFKGFIQAALDSISDEDAESSVSSEISAAVTPGRS; encoded by the coding sequence ATGACTAAGTTTGTGTTTGTAACGGGTGGGGTTGTTTCCAGTATCGGAAAAGGGATCGTCGCTGCGAGTCTGGGACGGTTGCTCAAGTCCCGGGATTATTCTGTCTCCATTTTGAAACTGGACCCTTATATTAATGTTGACCCCGGTACCATGAGTCCCTTTCAGCATGGAGAGGTCTTTGTGACCGAGGATGGCGCTGAAACCGATTTAGACTTAGGGCATTATGAACGCTTCACCGATACGTCCATGTCTTGTCTCAATAGCGTGACCCAAGGTTCCATTTATCAGGCAGTCCTGAATAAAGAACGGCGTGGGGATTATCAGGGGGGAACCGTTCAGGTGATTCCCCATATTACGAATGAAATCAAAGAACGCATCAAACGGGTGGCTAAAAATACCAATCCCGATGTGGTAATTACGGAAATTGGCGGAACTGTGGGGGATATCGAATCCCAACCGTTTTTGGAAGCGATTCGGCAGTTTCGCAAGGAAGTTGGGCGCAATAATGTTTTGTACATTCATGTGACCCTGGTGCCTTGGATTGGTGCTGCCGGAGAGATGAAGACGAAACCCACCCAGCACTCGGTGAAGGAACTTAGAGCGATCGGGATCCAGCCGGATATTTTAGTCTGTCGATGCGATCGCCCTCTGCCTGCGGGACTCAAGGAAAAAATGTCAGAGTTCTGTGATGTACCGGCTCAATGCGTGATTACCGCGCAAGATGCCAGCAGTATTTATGAAGTGCCCCTGATTTTAGAACGGGAAGGGTTGGCCGAGCAAGCCTTAGATTTGCTGAAACTCGACCCCCGTCAACCGGATCTCAGTCAGTGGCAAACCCTAGTTGAACGGTTGTATGGCGGTGGAAAACCGATCAATATTGCGATTGTTGGGAAATATGTTCGTCTCAGTGATGCCTATCTCTCCGTAATTGAAGCGATTAAACACGCGGCGATCGCCTATGAAGTAGATGTGAATCTCAGTTGGGTCAACTCCGAAGATATCGAAGCGTATGGACCTGAAAAATTTCTCAAAGATGTTCAAGGGGTCTTGGTTCCCGGTGGGTTTGGCATTCGCGGAGTCGATGGGAAAATTTCGGCGATTCAATATGCCCGAGAACAGCAGATTCCCTTCCTGGGGTTATGTTTGGGAATGCAGTGCGCGGCGATCGAATGGGCGCGTCACGTTGCCAAATTGGAAGATGGCAACAGTGCCGAGTTCGACCCCGATACCAACAACCCCATTATCAACCTCCTTCCTGAACAGCAAGATGTGGTCGATTTGGGCGGCACCATGCGGTTGGGGTTATATCCCTGTCGATTAATTCCCGATACCCTCGCTGCCTCGGTTTATCAAAAAGAGGTGATTTACGAACGCCATCGCCATCGCTATGAGTTCAATAATGCCTATCGCAACCTGTTTATTGAAACCGGATATGTGGTGAGTGGGACCTCCCCCGATGGACGACTGGTGGAAATTATCGAACTCCCCTCTCATCCCTTTTTCATTGCTACCCAATTTCATCCCGAGTTTCAATCTCGACCCAGTAACCCCCATCCCTTGTTTAAAGGATTCATCCAAGCGGCATTAGATTCTATATCTGATGAGGATGCAGAATCGTCGGTTTCATCGGAGATTTCTGCTGCCGTCACTCCTGGGCGATCGTAA
- a CDS encoding N-acetylmuramoyl-L-alanine amidase produces MRNLFLSTAIASIMIATPAAAEQPLFVAYPSPEHKTTSDRIFLIGTAAPDAEVLVNGQRIERSPAGHFAPTFPLELGENVFTLTHKDQQLEIKVTREASLPPTPEGVAFVESSLTPTVDIARMSGELICFGAIAPPNATVSVQVGDRTIPLMLNRESVSLPSNLAVLTGTTDPNISREAGNFEGCTTAPQNPTNWGQPRYQLSMNGETKTQTAAGNIEIVSPSQITVAEVTADAAVARTGPSTNHSRLTPLPKGTRAAITGREGEWIRLDYGAWIKAEEAQILSAGIPPRSAIRGVRSRQVPGWTEVLFPLQTAVPVTVNQGDRNFVLTLHNTVAQTDTIAFNDDRLVERMDWQPLDSDRVEYTFHLKPSHQWGYKLRYEGTTLILSLRHPPTVTGNRNQPLTGMRILIDPGHGSSEDLGARGPTGYPEKDVNLVVSKLLRDELQQLGATVLMTREGDEDLWPHDRVEQIERDEPHLALSVHYNALPDFGDAMNTAGIGMFWYHPQAHDLSVFLHNYLVQKLNRPSYGVFWNNLALTRPTVAPSILLELGFMINPTEFEWIVDENEQKKLAKTLADGIVDWFATTR; encoded by the coding sequence ATGCGAAACCTTTTTCTATCCACGGCCATTGCATCTATAATGATCGCCACTCCTGCTGCTGCCGAACAACCGCTGTTTGTTGCCTATCCCTCCCCGGAACACAAAACGACCTCGGACCGGATTTTCTTAATTGGTACTGCTGCACCGGATGCAGAAGTGTTAGTCAATGGACAACGAATTGAACGCAGTCCCGCTGGACATTTTGCGCCGACTTTTCCCTTAGAATTAGGGGAAAATGTTTTTACCTTAACCCATAAAGACCAACAACTCGAAATCAAGGTCACCCGAGAGGCTAGTTTGCCGCCAACTCCTGAGGGGGTTGCCTTTGTGGAGAGTTCTCTGACCCCGACGGTTGATATTGCTAGAATGTCGGGAGAGTTGATTTGTTTTGGGGCAATTGCGCCGCCGAATGCTACGGTTTCTGTGCAAGTTGGCGATCGCACGATTCCGTTAATGCTCAATCGGGAATCGGTTTCTTTGCCTTCTAATTTAGCGGTGTTAACCGGAACGACAGACCCCAATATTTCCCGAGAAGCGGGTAATTTTGAAGGCTGTACTACTGCACCGCAAAATCCTACTAATTGGGGTCAACCGCGTTATCAATTGTCCATGAATGGAGAAACAAAAACCCAAACGGCAGCGGGTAATATTGAGATTGTGTCACCCAGTCAAATTACAGTGGCTGAGGTGACTGCCGATGCAGCAGTGGCCCGCACCGGCCCTAGTACCAATCATTCTCGTCTCACACCGTTGCCCAAGGGGACTCGCGCCGCCATCACGGGACGGGAGGGCGAATGGATTCGGTTAGATTACGGGGCCTGGATTAAAGCAGAGGAAGCGCAAATTTTGTCGGCTGGGATTCCCCCGCGATCGGCTATTCGGGGAGTGCGATCGCGACAAGTTCCCGGATGGACCGAAGTGCTATTTCCCCTACAAACCGCTGTACCCGTTACAGTTAATCAGGGCGATCGCAACTTTGTCCTCACACTCCATAACACTGTTGCCCAAACTGATACCATCGCTTTCAATGATGATCGCTTAGTCGAACGTATGGATTGGCAACCCTTGGATAGCGATCGAGTAGAATATACATTTCACCTCAAACCCTCACATCAATGGGGATATAAATTGCGCTATGAAGGCACAACCCTAATTCTCTCCCTGCGTCATCCCCCCACCGTCACCGGCAATCGCAATCAACCCTTAACGGGAATGAGAATTCTCATCGATCCAGGACATGGCAGCAGCGAGGACCTCGGTGCTCGCGGACCCACAGGTTATCCCGAAAAAGATGTCAACCTGGTTGTCTCCAAACTCCTGCGAGATGAGCTCCAACAGCTTGGCGCTACCGTGTTAATGACCCGAGAAGGAGATGAAGATTTATGGCCGCACGATCGCGTTGAACAAATCGAACGAGACGAACCCCACCTCGCCCTCAGCGTCCATTATAATGCCTTACCGGACTTCGGTGATGCCATGAATACCGCTGGAATTGGGATGTTTTGGTATCATCCCCAAGCTCATGATTTATCGGTCTTTTTGCATAACTATTTAGTGCAGAAATTAAACCGCCCTTCCTATGGCGTGTTTTGGAATAATTTAGCCTTAACTCGTCCCACGGTTGCTCCATCAATTTTACTAGAACTCGGGTTTATGATTAATCCCACTGAGTTTGAGTGGATTGTGGATGAAAATGAACAGAAAAAGTTAGCCAAAACTCTGGCTGATGGCATTGTCGATTGGTTCGCGACCACTCGGTAA
- a CDS encoding tetratricopeptide repeat protein, translated as MNFVETRRLQELRDRAVELAIANRDSEASAAFAEATTVTRAIRKMSSRAIALCELATAFHRANRPDEAQALFAEIPQIAKSLWPAYSRENVLSELVAALAQAGQFSEAASIAASLVGERERIKALRSLATALNQAGNFEEAANVIRSISKGTDRVRGFLELAVTWENSDRVDEASAMFSEAATVARSVEDWSVYSLLNVVTALKGVNRLSEADALLTEAKTIAYSVGGEVRRENNLNEVAKELTKAGRFSDAIEVARSMRYPSWPEKALSEIVAALARSGQLSEATALAYSIRVDGYRGEALNHVGAALKLANRDAEASAILSEAEETLKAARKAWAQELAEELD; from the coding sequence ATGAACTTTGTAGAGACTAGACGATTGCAAGAGTTGAGAGATCGGGCCGTAGAGTTGGCGATCGCCAATCGTGACAGTGAAGCGAGTGCAGCTTTTGCCGAGGCAACTACAGTGACTCGCGCTATTCGTAAAATGTCCAGTCGAGCCATTGCCTTGTGCGAGTTAGCAACAGCATTCCACCGAGCCAACCGTCCTGATGAAGCACAGGCGCTGTTTGCCGAAATCCCCCAAATTGCTAAGTCTCTTTGGCCTGCTTATAGTCGAGAAAACGTTCTGAGCGAGCTAGTGGCAGCGCTGGCGCAAGCCGGACAGTTTTCCGAAGCTGCCTCTATTGCGGCTTCTCTGGTGGGGGAACGCGAGCGCATCAAGGCGCTGAGGAGTTTGGCGACTGCCTTGAATCAAGCTGGAAACTTTGAGGAAGCGGCAAATGTGATCCGTTCGATTTCCAAGGGGACCGACCGAGTCCGGGGATTTTTAGAATTGGCCGTGACATGGGAGAATAGCGATCGCGTGGATGAAGCTAGCGCTATGTTTAGTGAAGCCGCCACAGTCGCTCGTTCTGTGGAAGATTGGTCGGTTTACTCGTTACTTAACGTGGTGACAGCCCTGAAAGGAGTGAACCGACTCAGCGAAGCGGATGCCCTTCTGACTGAAGCCAAAACGATCGCCTATTCTGTAGGCGGTGAAGTGCGGCGAGAGAATAATCTCAACGAAGTGGCAAAGGAACTGACAAAAGCTGGACGTTTTTCTGATGCCATAGAAGTAGCTCGCTCCATGCGCTATCCGAGTTGGCCGGAAAAGGCGCTCTCTGAAATCGTCGCAGCGCTGGCTCGTTCTGGACAGTTATCTGAGGCCACTGCATTAGCCTACTCAATCCGCGTTGATGGTTATCGAGGCGAAGCGCTGAATCACGTGGGTGCAGCACTCAAGTTAGCCAATCGGGATGCGGAAGCGAGTGCCATTCTCTCGGAGGCGGAAGAAACTCTGAAAGCCGCACGAAAAGCCTGGGCACAGGAACTTGCTGAGGAGTTGGATTGA
- a CDS encoding thioredoxin-like domain-containing protein: protein MNLPRVRAPEFPSHQPWLNCDRPLSLAQLKGRIVLLDFWTYCCINCLHILPDLKYLEQKYPEYLTVIGVHSAKFENEKETENIRQAILRYDIEHPVIVDQEFEIWQQYAVRAWPTLVLIDPLGYVVGMVSGEGKRGELDEAIAQLIAQQQAQGSASIPPIKPLLEKQKNPLITPLAFPGKVLADAASSRLFIADSGHHRIIVTTLNGTVQSIIGNGIPGLTDGSFSEAQFFGPQGMSWDANSQRLYVADTENHAIRQIDFTTEQVQTLAGTGEQNRTQGPQGGHGLETPLNSPWDLELIGGEVLLMAMAGSHQIWALDLMDGTVGTYSGIGAEAGMDGELDEAAFAQPSGITSDDEELFVADSEISSIRGIGLGNEPRVRTLCGSGDLFGFGDRDGTAEEALFQHCLGIDYAEGLLWVADTYNHKIKTVHPKTGECKTVLGDGTPGLLDGKNTTSRFFEPGGLSIASGILYIADTNNHRIRRVALDTLTVTTLELTGLCAPGFCVP from the coding sequence ATGAACCTTCCTCGGGTGAGAGCGCCAGAATTTCCTTCCCATCAACCTTGGTTAAATTGCGATCGCCCTTTATCCCTCGCCCAATTAAAAGGCCGAATTGTCCTCCTGGACTTTTGGACCTATTGCTGCATTAACTGCCTGCATATTTTACCCGATTTAAAATACTTAGAGCAAAAATATCCCGAATATCTCACCGTTATTGGTGTTCATTCGGCTAAGTTCGAGAACGAAAAGGAAACGGAAAACATTCGGCAAGCGATTCTCCGGTATGATATCGAACATCCGGTGATTGTGGATCAGGAGTTTGAAATTTGGCAACAGTATGCGGTGCGCGCATGGCCGACTTTAGTTTTAATTGACCCTCTGGGATATGTAGTGGGAATGGTTTCGGGAGAAGGGAAACGGGGGGAATTGGATGAGGCGATCGCCCAGTTAATCGCCCAGCAGCAAGCTCAAGGTTCAGCCTCAATTCCCCCTATCAAACCTCTCCTAGAAAAACAGAAAAATCCCTTAATTACCCCCTTAGCCTTTCCGGGGAAAGTCCTCGCCGATGCCGCCAGCAGTCGTCTGTTTATTGCCGACTCGGGTCATCATCGCATCATTGTCACCACCCTCAATGGCACCGTACAATCCATCATCGGCAACGGCATCCCTGGATTAACTGATGGGTCTTTTTCTGAAGCGCAGTTTTTTGGACCCCAAGGTATGAGTTGGGATGCCAACTCCCAACGTCTCTATGTTGCGGATACGGAAAATCATGCCATCCGGCAAATCGATTTCACCACGGAACAGGTGCAAACCCTCGCGGGAACTGGAGAACAAAATCGCACCCAGGGTCCCCAAGGAGGTCATGGATTAGAGACGCCTTTAAATTCCCCCTGGGATTTAGAACTGATTGGCGGGGAAGTATTATTGATGGCAATGGCCGGGTCCCACCAAATTTGGGCTTTAGATTTGATGGATGGAACCGTGGGGACCTACAGTGGCATCGGTGCAGAAGCTGGCATGGATGGAGAACTTGATGAGGCGGCATTTGCTCAACCTAGCGGCATCACCAGCGATGACGAGGAACTGTTTGTGGCGGATAGTGAAATTAGTTCGATTCGCGGAATCGGGTTAGGGAATGAACCCCGGGTGCGAACCCTCTGCGGCAGTGGCGATTTGTTTGGATTTGGCGATCGCGATGGGACCGCAGAAGAGGCCCTATTCCAACATTGTCTCGGCATCGATTATGCCGAGGGATTACTGTGGGTTGCAGATACCTACAACCATAAAATTAAAACTGTCCATCCCAAAACGGGAGAGTGCAAAACTGTTCTAGGAGATGGAACCCCGGGATTATTAGATGGTAAAAATACCACCTCCCGCTTTTTTGAACCAGGGGGTTTGAGTATTGCTTCAGGCATCCTTTATATTGCCGATACCAATAATCATCGCATCCGACGGGTAGCCTTAGATACTCTAACCGTGACCACCCTAGAGTTGACTGGATTATGTGCACCGGGGTTTTGTGTGCCATGA